In one Prosthecochloris aestuarii DSM 271 genomic region, the following are encoded:
- the aspS gene encoding aspartate--tRNA ligase, with protein sequence MSLAPGTETDLQNRFRSHFCGRLNTEYENKQVRLAGWIHRKRDHGGLIFIDLRDHTGIAQLIIQPEKQELFQKVERLHVESVIAVQGTVVKRSEETLNSRIPSGAIEVLVDDVQVESHAVALPFPVADELQTSEELRLTYRFLDLRREKIHQNIVFRSQLISKVRRYLEDHGFMEIQTPILTASSPEGARDFLVPSRLHPGKFYALPQAPQQFKQLLMVSGFPRYFQIAPCFRDEDARADRSPGEFYQVDMEMAFIEQDDLFEILEGMLRYLTETMSTKRITQFPFPRLSYRDVMNRFGSDKPDLRVPLEMQDVTELFVGSSFKVFASNTKEGSCIKAMVLKGRGTESRQFYDKAEKRARELGAPGLAYVQYREEGPKGPIVKFLSEAELSALQERLAIETGDVVFFGAGKWEKTCKIMGGIREYFSDLFELDRDELSFCWIVDFPLYEFDEKESRIDFSHNPFSMPQGEMDALDTMNPLDILAYQYDIVCNGIELSSGAIRNHRPDIMYRAFEIAGYSKEEVDKRFGHMIEAFKMGAPPHGGIAPGLDRLVMILRDEHNIREVIAFPMNQQAQDLMMSAPSDVSRLQLRELHLKLDLPVETAEQEPG encoded by the coding sequence ATGAGCTTAGCGCCTGGAACTGAAACCGATTTACAGAATCGATTTCGTTCGCACTTTTGCGGACGTTTAAACACCGAATATGAAAATAAACAGGTCCGGCTTGCCGGCTGGATCCATAGAAAACGCGACCACGGAGGTTTGATCTTTATTGATCTTCGCGATCACACCGGCATTGCTCAGCTGATTATTCAGCCGGAGAAACAGGAGCTCTTCCAGAAAGTTGAGCGTCTTCATGTCGAGTCGGTTATCGCTGTTCAAGGTACCGTCGTCAAGCGTTCGGAGGAGACGCTCAACTCCCGGATTCCATCAGGAGCCATCGAGGTTCTCGTCGATGATGTCCAGGTTGAAAGCCATGCCGTTGCGCTGCCGTTCCCTGTTGCCGATGAACTTCAGACATCCGAAGAACTTCGCCTGACCTATCGTTTTCTCGATTTGCGCAGAGAAAAGATTCATCAGAACATTGTTTTTCGCAGTCAGCTGATCAGCAAGGTACGCCGCTATCTCGAAGACCATGGGTTCATGGAGATCCAGACACCTATTCTTACAGCCAGTTCACCCGAGGGTGCCAGGGATTTTCTTGTACCGAGTCGACTTCATCCCGGTAAATTTTACGCTCTTCCTCAGGCTCCGCAGCAGTTCAAGCAGCTGTTGATGGTATCCGGTTTTCCTCGCTATTTCCAGATCGCTCCCTGCTTCCGCGATGAAGATGCTCGCGCCGATCGCAGCCCCGGTGAGTTCTATCAGGTCGATATGGAGATGGCATTTATCGAGCAGGATGACCTGTTCGAAATCCTTGAAGGGATGTTGCGTTACCTTACCGAAACGATGAGCACGAAACGGATCACTCAGTTTCCGTTTCCGAGGCTCAGTTACCGCGATGTCATGAACCGTTTTGGTTCCGATAAGCCTGATCTTCGTGTCCCGCTTGAAATGCAGGATGTTACCGAGCTCTTTGTTGGTTCATCGTTCAAGGTGTTTGCGTCAAACACCAAAGAGGGAAGCTGCATCAAGGCAATGGTGCTTAAAGGCAGGGGAACCGAGTCCCGTCAGTTTTACGATAAAGCAGAAAAGCGGGCCAGAGAGCTTGGTGCACCGGGACTTGCTTATGTCCAGTACAGAGAAGAGGGGCCGAAAGGGCCGATCGTCAAGTTTCTTTCAGAGGCCGAGCTCAGTGCATTGCAGGAGCGTCTGGCTATAGAAACAGGCGACGTTGTTTTCTTCGGCGCCGGCAAGTGGGAAAAAACCTGCAAGATCATGGGCGGTATTCGGGAATACTTCTCCGACCTCTTTGAGCTTGACCGCGATGAACTCTCTTTCTGCTGGATTGTCGACTTTCCTCTGTACGAATTCGATGAAAAAGAGAGCCGGATCGACTTCTCGCACAATCCATTCTCAATGCCTCAGGGAGAGATGGATGCGCTCGATACCATGAACCCGCTTGATATCCTTGCCTATCAGTATGATATCGTCTGTAACGGGATTGAGCTTTCCAGCGGCGCTATCCGTAACCATCGCCCCGATATCATGTACAGGGCATTTGAGATAGCAGGTTACAGCAAAGAGGAGGTTGACAAGCGTTTTGGGCACATGATCGAGGCGTTTAAAATGGGAGCTCCTCCCCATGGTGGCATCGCTCCGGGTCTTGATCGTCTGGTTATGATCCTGCGCGATGAACACAATATTCGTGAAGTTATCGCTTTTCCGATGAACCAGCAGGCTCAGGATCTGATGATGTCAGCGCCATCAGATGTTTCGCGCCTGCAGCTGCGTGAGCTGCACCTTAAGCTCGACCTGCCGGTTGAAACGGCAGAGCAAGAGCCGGGGTGA
- the dnaX gene encoding DNA polymerase III subunit gamma/tau: MSYQVIARKYRPSKFADITAQEHITHTIQNALRLDRVGHGYIFSGLRGVGKTTAARVFAKAVNCQKMIDDPVYRQEVTEPCGECESCLDFDAGTSLNISEFDAASNNSVDDIRQLRENVRYGPQKGRYRVYIIDEVHMLSTAAFNAFLKTLEEPPSHAIFIFATTELHKIPATISSRCQRFNFKRIPIGEIQSQLQMICRAETLQISDDALLLIARKAQGSMRDAQSILDQVIAFSVGNDAEKVIAYQGVAELLNYIDDDQFFDVSDAVAENDPVKMLQVARFVIDNGYDEQDFLEKLIEHFRNFLVLYNLRSTRLIERTESVKERYQQSAGGLSAPLVMQLIDLLMKESGELKFQFEYQFRFELTLLRLIELVHNDGGVAASVAGGPPVKKKAPEPDLKQPDRHPGPAGRSAPGARPAELPSPASTPEQQPPSARSASLPPSPQQSAPRNVASGKPGVDFSAWQGKLMNFTRNGSRKQPVQASSSDARQSGVFEGVVEVEKFRMEWNQFLEMLLKKRQKVLVTHLRSCELTSCSHGVLVMTCGKKFSYEELMQDAALLSKEIESFYGIAVKLQICYDAARDAQTREQTIFTLFRDLAETNDVMKYIIKEFGGELVY, translated from the coding sequence ATGAGCTATCAGGTTATAGCCAGAAAATACAGACCGAGTAAATTCGCCGATATTACCGCTCAGGAGCATATCACGCACACCATCCAGAATGCGCTTCGTCTCGACAGGGTTGGCCATGGCTATATTTTTTCGGGACTTCGGGGAGTCGGCAAGACAACCGCGGCGAGGGTATTTGCCAAAGCGGTCAACTGTCAGAAAATGATTGATGACCCTGTCTACCGTCAGGAGGTCACCGAACCTTGCGGAGAATGCGAAAGCTGCCTTGATTTCGATGCGGGAACAAGTCTCAATATTTCAGAGTTTGACGCTGCCTCAAACAATAGTGTTGACGATATCCGCCAGTTACGCGAAAACGTACGCTACGGGCCTCAGAAAGGTCGTTACCGTGTCTATATCATCGATGAGGTTCACATGCTTTCAACTGCGGCCTTCAACGCTTTTCTCAAGACGCTTGAGGAACCGCCGTCCCACGCTATTTTCATTTTCGCCACGACGGAGCTGCACAAAATACCGGCGACTATTTCTTCTCGCTGTCAGCGTTTTAATTTCAAACGTATTCCGATCGGAGAGATCCAGTCGCAGTTGCAGATGATCTGCAGGGCCGAAACGCTTCAGATTTCAGATGATGCCCTTCTGCTTATAGCGCGCAAGGCTCAGGGGTCGATGCGCGACGCGCAGAGCATTCTCGATCAGGTGATAGCTTTTTCTGTTGGAAACGACGCTGAAAAAGTGATCGCATACCAGGGGGTTGCAGAGTTGTTGAACTATATCGATGACGATCAGTTTTTTGATGTCAGCGACGCTGTAGCGGAAAACGATCCGGTGAAGATGCTTCAGGTTGCCCGTTTTGTTATTGATAACGGTTATGACGAGCAGGATTTTCTCGAAAAACTCATTGAGCATTTCAGAAACTTTCTTGTGCTCTACAACCTGCGTTCTACCCGTCTCATTGAACGGACGGAAAGTGTTAAGGAGCGCTATCAGCAGAGTGCAGGGGGCTTGAGTGCCCCGCTTGTCATGCAATTGATCGATTTGTTGATGAAGGAGTCCGGTGAACTGAAGTTTCAGTTCGAGTACCAGTTCCGCTTTGAACTGACACTGCTGCGTCTGATCGAACTTGTTCACAACGATGGAGGTGTCGCAGCCTCTGTAGCTGGAGGGCCGCCGGTAAAAAAAAAAGCCCCTGAACCGGATCTGAAACAGCCGGACAGGCATCCCGGACCAGCAGGGAGGTCTGCTCCTGGGGCCCGACCGGCAGAATTGCCTTCTCCTGCATCGACGCCGGAGCAACAGCCTCCATCAGCCAGGTCAGCCTCATTGCCCCCTTCCCCGCAACAGTCTGCACCACGCAATGTCGCGTCCGGGAAACCGGGGGTTGATTTCAGCGCATGGCAGGGCAAGCTTATGAATTTCACCAGAAACGGTTCTCGCAAGCAGCCTGTTCAGGCCTCTTCGTCCGACGCTCGTCAGTCCGGCGTTTTTGAGGGCGTTGTCGAGGTTGAAAAGTTCCGGATGGAGTGGAACCAGTTTCTTGAAATGCTTCTGAAGAAACGACAGAAGGTGCTTGTGACTCATCTTCGTTCATGCGAACTGACATCCTGTTCTCATGGAGTGCTCGTCATGACCTGCGGCAAGAAGTTTTCCTATGAAGAACTGATGCAGGATGCTGCTCTGCTCAGCAAGGAGATCGAGTCATTTTACGGCATTGCGGTCAAACTCCAGATCTGTTATGATGCTGCCAGAGATGCTCAGACGCGGGAACAAACCATTTTTACCCTTTTCAGGGATCTTGCCGAAACCAATGATGTGATGAAGTATATCATTAAGGAGTTTGGCGGCGAACTCGTGTATTGA